In the Candidatus Saccharibacteria bacterium oral taxon 488 genome, one interval contains:
- the rpoC gene encoding DNA-directed RNA polymerase subunit beta' has translation MAQYSFNATGISDFDAVRLAVASAEDILKWSHGEVLKPETINYRTQKPERDGLFCERIFGPVKDINPHDSKLKGVRSREAAVDKNGELVTKSIVRRERMGHIQLAAPVAHIWFMRGTPSAMSQLLGMTVRSLERIAYFATYVILKVDEVTRDQYLADLEAETEAGRMAIKMRYEQLAEADGADIKQLAKEQSREVDELNDKYTTKKSQLEGLVKGALISETDYRNLPEEYDELIEVGMGASALKALLDEIDPSELIAQLSEEAEHAKGQREKKLLKRLKMLESMQAAGIKPSSLCLTVLPVIPPDLRPMVALSGGRFATSDLNDLYRRIINRNNRLKKLVELNAPEVIQRNERRMLQEAVDALIDNAAARGGRAVSSTGSRRRLKSISDMLKGKQGRFRQNLLGKRVDYSGRSVIVVGPKLKINQCGLPKQMALELFKPFVISWLIKGEFAHNIRSATRLIESGEAVVWDALDEAIKGKYVLLNRAPSLHRLSIQSFQPVLVEGKAIQLHPLVCAGFNADFDGDQMAVHLPLSKEAQAEARELMSATNNLLKPADGAPVLHISQDIVLGNYYLTYDKPQAQTDNVKAFSSVYEAELAYDKGAIQLQTPIRIYAKGKLRQTTLGRVFFNEILPEDFPYDNNVQTKKQLKKVLAQIFNKYGAEETAKIADRMKGQAFRFATTAAVSTGMTDYVHFDEIAEFVAEGDAKAALISEQFDQGLITEDERYNLTVNAWRNVDNKITAFLQDQLAHMDTSISMMVNSGARGDISNVKLASAMIGIQVDAANREIELPIRSSYTGGLSSLEAFVATRGARKGLIDTALKTADSGYLTRRLVDVAQDVFTVEDVEGDDEGYAIYRSETEETMIDFSNRLAGRYAAETIPGHVNKDELITREIADSIDDDESVQSVKIQSVLSTNNLNGIPQRSYGVDMSTGKLVGNHQPVGVIAAQSVGEPGTQLTLRTFHNSGVAGGDITQGLPRVEELFEARTPKGQAFVTEIAGLVDVWEDGKKYIVQVTPESGKVERLPLDGRTIVVKSGSSVKAGDVLATGEDDTRPLVAPFDGVVEAAEDTLVIAAEAGAPARYEIPGTMQLVVKANDVVEAGDRLTAGSLNLHDLMRLKGVEATQRYIINEVLRIYAAQGQDVADKHLEIIVRQMFSRVQIEDAGDSDFVTGDIVSKAAVVNTNKQLAAEGKNLISYTQLLLGITKVSIWSDSWLSAASFQDTTRVLINAAVSGRADHLHGLKENVIIGRKIPVGTGVVEETETDEPSEDEFADSQEEELAVAV, from the coding sequence ATGGCGCAATATTCATTTAACGCGACCGGAATTAGCGATTTTGATGCGGTACGCCTAGCGGTGGCCAGCGCCGAGGACATCCTAAAGTGGAGTCATGGCGAGGTTCTCAAGCCAGAGACGATCAATTATCGCACCCAAAAGCCAGAGCGCGACGGCTTGTTCTGCGAGCGGATTTTCGGTCCGGTCAAGGACATCAACCCGCATGATTCCAAGCTCAAGGGCGTGCGTTCACGCGAGGCCGCGGTTGATAAAAACGGCGAACTAGTCACCAAATCAATTGTCCGCCGCGAGCGCATGGGCCACATTCAACTGGCCGCGCCAGTGGCGCACATCTGGTTTATGCGCGGTACGCCGAGCGCCATGAGTCAATTGCTCGGCATGACGGTTCGTAGCTTGGAGCGGATCGCCTACTTTGCGACCTATGTCATTCTCAAGGTTGATGAAGTCACCCGCGACCAATACCTGGCGGATCTGGAGGCCGAGACTGAAGCTGGTCGGATGGCGATCAAGATGCGCTACGAGCAGCTCGCGGAAGCTGACGGCGCTGACATCAAGCAGCTAGCGAAGGAACAGAGCCGTGAGGTTGACGAGCTTAACGACAAGTACACGACGAAGAAGTCACAGCTCGAGGGCCTCGTCAAGGGTGCGCTGATCTCGGAGACAGATTATCGCAACTTGCCAGAGGAGTACGACGAGCTGATCGAGGTCGGCATGGGTGCCAGCGCGCTCAAGGCACTGCTGGATGAAATTGATCCGTCAGAACTGATCGCCCAGCTGAGCGAGGAAGCCGAACACGCCAAGGGTCAGCGCGAGAAGAAACTACTCAAGCGCCTGAAGATGCTCGAGAGCATGCAGGCTGCCGGCATCAAGCCATCCAGCCTCTGCCTGACGGTACTGCCAGTCATCCCACCAGACCTCCGTCCAATGGTCGCTCTCAGTGGTGGTCGGTTTGCAACGTCTGATTTGAACGATCTGTATCGCCGCATCATCAACCGCAACAATCGCCTGAAGAAGCTGGTCGAGCTCAATGCGCCAGAAGTGATTCAGCGCAATGAGCGACGCATGCTGCAAGAGGCCGTCGATGCCCTGATCGACAACGCAGCGGCGCGCGGTGGTCGGGCGGTCAGCTCGACTGGCAGCCGCCGTCGCCTCAAGTCAATCAGTGATATGCTCAAGGGCAAGCAAGGCCGCTTCCGCCAGAACCTGCTCGGTAAACGCGTCGATTACTCTGGTCGCTCGGTCATCGTCGTTGGTCCAAAATTAAAGATCAATCAGTGCGGTTTGCCAAAGCAAATGGCGCTCGAACTATTCAAGCCGTTCGTCATCAGCTGGCTGATCAAGGGTGAATTTGCCCACAACATTCGCTCGGCAACTCGCTTGATCGAGTCGGGTGAAGCGGTTGTATGGGATGCGCTTGACGAGGCGATCAAGGGCAAGTACGTGCTGCTCAACCGCGCACCGAGCTTGCACCGCTTGTCAATTCAATCCTTCCAGCCAGTTCTCGTCGAAGGTAAAGCCATTCAGCTCCATCCGCTGGTCTGTGCTGGTTTTAACGCCGACTTTGACGGTGACCAGATGGCCGTCCACCTGCCGCTTTCCAAGGAAGCGCAGGCCGAGGCGCGCGAGCTGATGAGCGCCACCAACAACCTGTTGAAGCCTGCCGACGGTGCGCCGGTGCTGCACATCTCGCAGGACATCGTGCTCGGTAATTACTACCTGACCTACGACAAGCCGCAGGCGCAGACTGATAATGTCAAGGCGTTCAGCTCGGTCTACGAGGCAGAGCTGGCGTACGACAAGGGTGCTATCCAGCTGCAAACGCCAATTCGCATCTATGCCAAGGGCAAGCTGCGTCAGACGACCTTGGGCCGGGTCTTCTTTAACGAGATCCTGCCAGAGGACTTCCCATATGATAACAATGTTCAGACCAAGAAGCAGCTGAAGAAGGTATTGGCACAGATCTTCAACAAGTACGGTGCCGAGGAAACTGCCAAGATTGCTGACCGTATGAAGGGCCAAGCTTTCCGCTTCGCCACGACTGCGGCCGTGTCAACTGGTATGACCGACTACGTGCACTTTGACGAGATCGCTGAGTTCGTGGCCGAGGGCGACGCCAAGGCGGCCTTGATTTCCGAGCAGTTCGACCAAGGTCTGATCACCGAGGACGAGCGTTACAACTTGACGGTGAATGCTTGGCGAAATGTGGACAATAAGATCACAGCCTTCCTCCAGGATCAGCTGGCCCACATGGACACCAGTATCTCGATGATGGTCAACTCTGGTGCTCGTGGTGATATCTCGAACGTCAAGCTCGCTAGCGCCATGATTGGTATTCAGGTCGACGCCGCTAACCGCGAAATTGAGCTGCCAATCCGTAGTTCGTACACCGGCGGTTTGTCCAGCCTGGAGGCCTTCGTGGCGACCCGTGGTGCGCGTAAGGGTCTGATCGATACCGCGCTCAAGACTGCTGACTCGGGTTACCTGACGCGACGTTTGGTCGACGTGGCGCAGGACGTCTTCACGGTTGAGGACGTTGAAGGTGACGACGAAGGTTACGCGATCTACCGCTCAGAAACTGAGGAAACGATGATTGACTTCTCGAACCGCTTGGCTGGCCGGTACGCTGCCGAGACAATTCCAGGTCACGTCAACAAGGACGAATTGATCACCCGGGAAATCGCTGACTCAATTGATGATGATGAAAGCGTCCAAAGCGTCAAGATCCAGTCAGTCTTGTCAACCAACAACCTCAACGGTATTCCGCAGCGCAGCTACGGTGTTGACATGTCAACTGGTAAATTGGTTGGTAATCATCAGCCAGTCGGTGTCATCGCTGCTCAGTCAGTCGGTGAGCCAGGTACTCAGCTGACCTTGCGTACCTTCCACAACTCTGGTGTGGCTGGTGGCGACATCACCCAGGGTCTGCCGCGTGTTGAGGAATTGTTTGAGGCGCGCACACCAAAGGGTCAGGCGTTTGTTACGGAAATTGCCGGGTTAGTTGACGTTTGGGAAGATGGCAAGAAGTACATCGTCCAAGTCACTCCAGAATCGGGCAAAGTTGAGCGCTTGCCGCTAGACGGCCGAACCATCGTGGTCAAATCCGGTTCAAGTGTCAAGGCTGGCGACGTGCTAGCAACTGGCGAAGATGACACTCGTCCACTGGTCGCACCATTTGACGGCGTGGTTGAAGCGGCAGAAGACACCTTGGTGATCGCCGCTGAAGCTGGCGCGCCGGCTCGCTACGAAATCCCAGGCACCATGCAGTTGGTCGTAAAAGCCAATGACGTTGTCGAGGCTGGTGACCGCTTGACGGCTGGTTCATTGAACCTGCATGACTTGATGCGCCTCAAGGGAGTCGAAGCTACGCAGCGCTACATCATCAACGAAGTGCTGCGCATTTACGCCGCTCAGGGCCAAGACGTGGCCGACAAGCACCTGGAGATCATTGTCCGCCAGATGTTCAGCCGCGTCCAGATTGAAGATGCGGGTGATAGCGACTTTGTGACTGGCGACATCGTCTCCAAGGCTGCGGTGGTGAACACCAACAAGCAACTGGCTGCTGAGGGTAAAAATCTCATCAGTTACACTCAGCTGTTGCTCGGTATCACCAAGGTGTCCATCTGGAGCGACTCGTGGTTATCTGCTGCGTCCTTCCAGGACACCACTCGCGTGCTGATCAACGCTGCTGTCTCGGGTCGCGCTGACCACTTGCATGGCCTCAAGGAAAACGTCATCATCGGCCGCAAGATCCCAGTGGGAACTGGTGTCGTTGAAGAAACGGAAACCGACGAGCCAAGCGAGGATGAGTTCGCAGACAGTCAGGAAGAGGAATTAGCTGTAGCCGTATAA